One Antiquaquibacter oligotrophicus genomic region harbors:
- a CDS encoding dihydrofolate reductase family protein codes for MSRLRVHSLAISLDGFATGEGLSTEAPFGHAGGRLMEWFFPTRTFVEASGHEAEAQGPGTRGIDDAFAAASWNGIGAEIMGRGKFGPQTGPWQDDSWRGWWGEEPPFHSPVVVLTHHPRPDFAAGETTFLFRDASPRDALALATELADGLDVRLGGGATTIRSFLDEDLVDHLHLVVVPIVLGRGVRIWDGQEGLEGRFSVEATASPSGVVHYLFTR; via the coding sequence ATGAGCAGATTGCGTGTCCACAGCCTGGCCATTTCCCTTGATGGTTTCGCCACGGGGGAGGGGCTCTCCACGGAAGCGCCATTCGGCCACGCGGGCGGCAGGCTCATGGAGTGGTTCTTCCCGACCCGCACCTTCGTCGAAGCATCCGGCCACGAGGCCGAGGCTCAGGGACCGGGCACCCGCGGAATCGATGACGCGTTTGCGGCGGCATCCTGGAACGGCATCGGCGCGGAGATCATGGGCCGTGGCAAGTTCGGGCCCCAGACCGGTCCATGGCAGGACGACAGCTGGCGCGGCTGGTGGGGGGAGGAGCCCCCGTTCCACTCGCCGGTGGTCGTGCTCACACATCATCCGCGACCCGACTTCGCTGCGGGCGAGACCACCTTCCTCTTCCGAGACGCCAGCCCCCGGGATGCCCTCGCCCTCGCCACCGAGCTCGCGGACGGTCTCGACGTGCGCCTCGGCGGCGGAGCCACCACGATCAGATCTTTCCTCGACGAGGACCTCGTCGACCACCTGCATCTTGTTGTCGTGCCGATCGTGCTCGGGCGAGGCGTGCGGATCTGGGATGGCCAGGAAGGGCTCGAGGGTCGGTTCAGCGTCGAAGCGACCGCGTCACCGTCCGGCGTCGTGCATTACCTCTTCACCAGGTAA
- a CDS encoding alpha/beta fold hydrolase, producing the protein MDPLKRNNVRVTGNTDGTTLVLIHGFGSTRETWRYVAEALEPHFRVVVFDQVGVGGSDKSVYDRSKYDTLHGYADDVIEIVEALALTDVVLVGHSIGAMTAVLAANARPDLVSKLVLIAPSPRYLDDEGYRGGFSRQAIDDLLTSLETNYLSFSQSLAPIIVGMPDRLELSADFAEGIYAIDPEINSQFARVTFRADHRRDLRDVTVPALVLQIAEDAVAGPEVGAYVHRSIPTSTMVTIPSRGHVPLLSDPDLVAQSIKDYLR; encoded by the coding sequence GTGGACCCTTTGAAGCGCAACAATGTTCGCGTTACCGGAAATACGGACGGCACAACACTCGTGCTCATCCACGGGTTCGGTTCGACCCGTGAGACCTGGCGGTACGTCGCCGAGGCCCTCGAACCCCACTTCCGTGTGGTCGTCTTCGATCAGGTCGGTGTCGGCGGCTCCGATAAGAGCGTCTACGACCGCTCCAAGTACGACACACTTCACGGTTACGCCGACGACGTCATCGAAATTGTCGAAGCGCTCGCGCTGACGGATGTTGTGCTCGTGGGTCACTCGATTGGTGCGATGACCGCCGTTCTTGCCGCCAACGCGCGCCCCGACCTCGTGAGCAAACTTGTGCTCATCGCACCCTCACCGCGCTACCTCGACGATGAGGGATACCGCGGCGGCTTCTCGCGACAGGCGATCGACGATCTGTTGACGTCCCTGGAGACGAACTACTTGAGCTTCTCGCAGTCGTTGGCGCCCATCATCGTCGGTATGCCCGACAGGCTTGAGCTCAGTGCCGACTTCGCGGAAGGCATTTACGCGATCGATCCGGAGATCAACTCGCAGTTCGCGCGTGTAACGTTCCGTGCTGACCACCGGCGCGATCTGCGTGACGTGACGGTTCCCGCGCTCGTTCTGCAGATCGCCGAGGATGCCGTTGCGGGGCCCGAGGTGGGGGCGTACGTTCACCGCAGCATCCCGACCAGCACTATGGTGACGATCCCGTCTCGAGGTCACGTCCCTTTGCTTTCCGATCCGGATCTCGTGGCTCAGAGCATCAAGGACTACCTGCGATGA